Sequence from the Aquimarina sp. Aq107 genome:
AGGTTTATGTCTATGCAATTCTTAACGCTAATATGGGGAATTTGTTGCTTTTTTACAATTTATTTATGATTTCAGAAATTGTTTGTTTTGACTGTTTAAATACTTCTTCATTCATAGTGGTTCCTTCTAATGGCAAAAAGGTTACATCAGTTATCCCAATAAGACCTAAAACTGTTTGTAAATAGGGTTGAACAAAGTCTAAGGCTTTCATTTCATTTGAGTTATACACGGCTCCAGCTGAGGTAATGATATAAGCTTTTACATTTTTGACTGTACCATAAAATTGACCTTGGTCATTTATCCCAAAAGTACTGTTAATTCTAACTATGTGGTCAATCCAAGCTTTTAAGGCGGATGGAATACTAAAGTTATACATAGGCGTACTTATAAGTAGGATATCTGTTTCCTTTAATTCTTCAATGAGTTCATCCGATAATTTTGTAGCACTACTTAATTCGTCACTAAATTGTTCTTTAGAAGTATAAAACCCTTCAATTGTTTTTTGATGTATGTGTGGTATAGGTTTATTTATAATATCTCTAATTATAATTGAACCTTGTGGATTGCTTTTTTGCCAATGTAGCTGAAATTGATCTGCTATTTTTCGACTATCTGAGTTGTTGATTCTAGAACTGGAATCTATTCTTAGTAATTTCATAGTTTTATTTTTTAAGGTTTAAAAATTCATATACTGCGCTAAAATCTAGATCTCCATACCCATGCTGTTTTGCTTGTGCATAGATTTCCTTAGTAATTGTAAGATTAGGGAGCGCTACATTTTGCTCATATGCGCAAATAGTGGATAGGTGTAGATCTTTTTGTATCCACTTTAAGGGGAAATTTGTTTCATAATTAGAGTTTTCAAGTTTTGAACGGATTGCTGACATTACGGGAGGAACAACGGGTGTGCTTAGTAGTACATTGAATAATGTTTCTTTTTCTAAACCCATAGCTTCACCCATCACTAATGCTTCCGAAAAAGCAACCATAGATTGTCC
This genomic interval carries:
- a CDS encoding FMN-dependent NADH-azoreductase, which produces MKLLRIDSSSRINNSDSRKIADQFQLHWQKSNPQGSIIIRDIINKPIPHIHQKTIEGFYTSKEQFSDELSSATKLSDELIEELKETDILLISTPMYNFSIPSALKAWIDHIVRINSTFGINDQGQFYGTVKNVKAYIITSAGAVYNSNEMKALDFVQPYLQTVLGLIGITDVTFLPLEGTTMNEEVFKQSKQTISEIINKL